The Schistocerca piceifrons isolate TAMUIC-IGC-003096 chromosome 5, iqSchPice1.1, whole genome shotgun sequence genome has a segment encoding these proteins:
- the LOC124797993 gene encoding BTB/POZ domain-containing protein 1-like, protein MNTNMKRNIQPENLADSPESGKRIRTSSKMEAGDTDEGTPIVENSKWQLSKVDVKERLEYLRTSASFSDCVLLVGSGDAVETIRTHKMVLCMSSVKFEEILLTRSAEDAITITDVEPRIFHLMLDYMYLDKPIIKSSEDACLLYKAAVTYQMPHLCEISAKVLSKSLNLDNIWSILKLVSDTQETSLKEECEKFIRKHPLAILRHDNFIKVDANIVLLMVDLDCFDVPEIDIYTAVDKWAEHQCEKVNIAADRNNKREVIGSDILRKLRFLALNKEQFVEKVAYTTENSTTCLLSIEESYAVLMNMTVPGCYPMPTGFTVDNKPRKLSKLRCIRKVQPISAQPPYASYNTPPYTSPTTFPHMAVVAMPTASPSGNLGGKNFSLEVRVDFPIMLFGIQVPTLLFPSQQGPLGPRDYDESFIVTVLDSSGSPISHTVYSGKVPYGSAFDISLKDPVLLQKNTGYKIQIYTSNTYFLCRKLSNIEHCPPVKFTFKDSTKVAPPNTNPMFVTSNMKQDSDFGFVTQIIYSLWG, encoded by the exons TAGCAAAATGGAAGCTGGTGATACAGATGAAGGAACACCAATAG TGGAAAACTCAAAATGGCAGCTTTCAAAAGTTGACGTGAAAGAAAGGTTGGAATATTTGAGAACTTCAGCCAGTTTCAGTGACTGTGTGCTGCTTGTAGGAAGTGGTGATGCCGTAGAG ACAATACGGACACATAAAATGGTTCTTTGCATGTCAAGTGTGAAATTCGAGGAAATTTTATTGACTCGTTCAGCAGAAGATGCCATTACCATAACTGATGTGGAACCTCGTATATTTCATTTGATGCTTGA CTACATGTATTTGGATAAACCAATCATCAAATCATCAGAAGATGCTTGTTTGCTGTACAAAGCTGCAGTAACATATCAGATGCCTCATTTATGTGAAATAAGTGCCAAAGTTTTATCAAaaagcttaaatcttgataatatcTGGTCAATATTAAAGTTGGTATCAGACACCCAAGAAACATCACTTAAGGAAGAATGTGAAAAG TTCATCAGAAAACATCCATTAGCAATTCTTCGGCATGACAATTTTATCAAAGTTGATGCCAATATTGTGCTTTTGATGGTTGACCTGGACTGCTTTGATGTTCCAGAAATAGATATTTACACTGCAGTAGATAAGTGGGCTGAACATCAGTGTGAAAAAGTGAACATAGCGGCTGATAGGAACAACAAACGAGAAGTTATTGGGTCAGATATACTGAGGAAACTGCGTTTTTTGGCACTAAATAAAGAGCAGTTTGTGGAAAAAGTGGCATACACTACGGAGAATTCTACTACTTGTTTATTATCTATTGAGGAAAGTTATGCTGTGCTGATGAATATGACAGTACCTGGATGTTATCCAATGCCTACAGGTTTCACAGTTGATAATAAACCAAGGAAGTTGTCAAAATTGCGCTGTATACGTAAAGTTCAGCCGATATCTGCCCAGCCACCTTATGCTTCATACAATACTCCCCCATATACGTCACCTACAACATTTCCCCATATGGCTGTTGTTGCCATGCCTACAGCTTCACCAAGTGGAAATCTTGGTGGAAAAAATTTTTCTTTGGAGGTAAGAGTTGATTTTCCCATAATGCTGTTTGGAATCCAAGTTCCAACACTGTTGTTTCCATCTCAACAGGGACCTCTAGGACCCAGAGATTATGATGAATCTTTTATTGTTACTGTTCTAGACTCTTCGGGAAGCCCTATCAGTCATACTGTTTATTCTGGGAAAGTTCCTTATGGGTCTGCATTTGACATTAGCCTTAAAGATCCTGTTCTTCTGCAGAAAAATACAGGTTATAAAATtcaaatatacacaagtaacacatACTTTTTGTGTAGGAAGCTCTCTAACATTGAGCACTGCCCACCAGTGAAATTCACTTTCAAAGATTCTACAAAAGTTGCTCCTCCAAATACAAATCCAATGTTTGTGACAAGCAACATGAAACAGGACTCTGATTTTGGTTTTGTCACTCAGATTATATATTCTTTATGGGGTTAG